In a genomic window of Pontibacter liquoris:
- a CDS encoding riboflavin synthase, which yields MFTGIIEALGQVTAIREEHTNKHITVLSPFTQQLQIDQSVAHNGVCLTVVALEGDIYTVTAIAETLQKTNLNDMKAGDLVNLERCMQANGRFDGHVVQGHVDQTGICESVTDENGSWLFTFRYDAGTGNITVEKGSICVNGISLTVVNSQEDRFSVAIIPYTYEHTNLQHVKPGTSVNLEFDIIGKYVARLLRK from the coding sequence ATGTTTACAGGAATCATAGAGGCCTTGGGCCAGGTAACCGCTATTCGGGAAGAGCATACCAACAAGCATATTACGGTGCTCTCGCCCTTTACGCAGCAGCTGCAGATAGACCAGAGCGTAGCCCATAATGGAGTGTGCCTGACGGTGGTGGCGCTAGAAGGGGATATCTATACAGTAACGGCCATTGCTGAGACGCTGCAAAAAACCAACCTGAACGACATGAAAGCCGGTGACCTGGTGAACCTTGAGCGCTGCATGCAGGCCAACGGCCGCTTCGACGGGCATGTGGTGCAGGGCCATGTGGACCAGACGGGCATATGCGAGTCAGTGACTGACGAGAACGGCAGCTGGCTTTTTACCTTTCGTTATGATGCCGGCACGGGCAATATTACCGTCGAGAAAGGCTCCATCTGCGTAAACGGCATCAGCTTGACGGTGGTAAACTCCCAGGAGGACCGCTTTTCAGTAGCCATCATTCCGTATACGTACGAGCATACCAACCTGCAGCATGTAAAGCCTGGTACCAGCGTAAACCTGGAGTTCGACATTATCGGCAAGTACGTGGCGCGGCTGCTGCGCAAGTAA
- a CDS encoding DUF4249 domain-containing protein, with product MKIYLSLLVLLLLAGCEQNLTLTLPEGEVQLVVEGHIEQNAPPVVILTRSVPVFSTISPEELQKSFVHDAQVVITSQGQDYVLQEVSSAAFTPELMQAVSAQLGIPAALLGSQNGFLYYVYTSDELKGQLGGSYQLRISQGGHVLTATTTIPQLNPLDSLWTVPHPDPAQDSLVNLYYRYTDPDTLGNSIRYFTKRNSEPFYPGYFSSVFNDELVNGSSISFPLDRGEPKGQVKLDQDLYSYFGKGDTIMVRWAAIDLPHYRFWSTLEAEQSNNGSPVSSPNTVRSNITGGFGIWGGYAVSYYTLIVK from the coding sequence ATGAAAATCTACCTTTCTCTCTTAGTGCTTTTGCTGTTGGCAGGCTGTGAGCAGAACTTAACGCTGACGTTACCCGAAGGAGAAGTGCAACTGGTGGTGGAAGGCCACATCGAGCAGAACGCGCCGCCGGTGGTGATTCTGACGCGCTCAGTGCCGGTGTTTTCAACTATCTCGCCGGAAGAACTGCAAAAAAGCTTTGTGCATGATGCCCAGGTTGTCATCACCTCGCAGGGGCAGGATTATGTGCTGCAGGAAGTTTCTTCTGCTGCGTTCACTCCGGAGTTAATGCAGGCCGTATCGGCGCAACTGGGTATTCCGGCCGCTTTGCTCGGCAGCCAGAACGGCTTTTTATACTATGTCTATACCTCGGATGAGCTGAAAGGGCAGCTGGGTGGCAGCTACCAGCTGCGCATCAGCCAGGGAGGACACGTGCTCACCGCTACAACCACCATTCCGCAACTCAATCCGCTGGACTCGCTCTGGACCGTGCCGCACCCCGATCCGGCGCAGGACAGCTTGGTGAATTTATACTACCGCTATACTGATCCGGATACGCTGGGCAACAGCATCCGCTATTTTACAAAACGCAACAGCGAGCCCTTTTATCCTGGCTACTTTTCGTCAGTTTTTAACGATGAACTGGTAAATGGCAGCAGCATCAGCTTTCCGCTGGACCGCGGTGAGCCAAAAGGACAAGTGAAATTAGACCAGGACCTCTACAGCTACTTCGGAAAAGGTGATACCATCATGGTGCGCTGGGCCGCCATCGATTTGCCCCATTACCGCTTCTGGAGCACGCTGGAGGCCGAGCAGAGCAACAACGGCAGCCCAGTCAGTTCACCCAACACCGTGCGCTCCAACATCACAGGTGGCTTTGGCATTTGGGGCGGTTATGCGGTGAGCTATTATACTTTGATCGTAAAATAA
- a CDS encoding phosphatase PAP2 family protein produces MVEALEKLDKELFIYINGLHSTFWDGFMIFMSEKLVWIPFYLAIIGYLVFRYRRQSIPMLLLVLTAIGLSDFIASGIFKPYFTRLRPCHDPELAAVINIVKGCGGQFGFMSSHAATTFALAVFFNLVLPDRYLLFKIVLVTWAVLICYSRVYLGVHYPTDVLAGALVGTLMAYLAALGYRYLVNKFPYFYR; encoded by the coding sequence ATGGTGGAAGCATTGGAGAAGCTCGACAAGGAGCTGTTCATTTACATCAATGGTCTGCACAGTACCTTCTGGGACGGCTTTATGATCTTTATGTCGGAGAAACTGGTCTGGATCCCGTTTTATCTGGCTATTATCGGGTACCTTGTTTTCCGCTACCGCCGGCAAAGCATTCCCATGCTGCTGCTGGTACTAACCGCTATCGGGCTTTCGGATTTTATTGCTTCCGGCATTTTCAAGCCATACTTTACCCGTCTGCGTCCCTGCCATGACCCCGAGCTGGCGGCTGTCATCAACATTGTAAAAGGCTGTGGCGGGCAGTTTGGCTTTATGTCCTCGCATGCGGCTACCACGTTTGCTTTGGCCGTATTTTTTAATCTCGTGCTACCGGATCGTTACCTGCTTTTCAAGATCGTACTGGTTACCTGGGCGGTGCTGATCTGCTACAGCCGGGTATACCTGGGTGTCCATTACCCGACAGACGTACTTGCCGGCGCATTAGTGGGCACTTTGATGGCGTATCTGGCGGCGCTTGGCTATAGGTACCTGGTGAACAAATTTCCCTACTTTTACCGTTAA
- a CDS encoding alpha-ketoacid dehydrogenase subunit alpha/beta encodes MSKDILEAVKLDVTLLQKAYRLMFTAKTMADTYEENRTICSKYVHSTSRGHEAIQLATAFQLQPYDYASLYYRDESVLLGLGLQPYELMLQLMAKADDPFSGGRTYYGHPSLKREGFPIIPHQSSATGMQAIPATGMAHGVAYLENQGLLKDDQKPVVLCSLGDGSVTEGEVAEAFQMAVLKGLPIVYLVQDNDWGISATGKEMRAMDAYEYAAGFKGMERLRVDGSDFIESYEGMRVAFAYARQVRKPILVHAKVPLLGHHTSGVRREWYRGDNLNQHALNDPLPKMKQALLEADVTEEKITQLEQEAIQTVAEDYTRALNAPDPAPATYNQHEFAPTPVTEEKGERSPAGAERTTMVDAALHAVDDILRTYPEALFYGQDVGGELGGVFREAALLARKYGDARVFNTPIQEAYIVGSTAGMSAVGAKAIVEIQFADYIWPGMNQLVEELSKSCYLSNGKFPVQALIRVPIGAYGGGGPYHSGSIESTLLTIRGIKVVFPSNAADMKGLMKAAFLDPNPVVMLEHKGIYWSKVAGTEDAKTLEPAQNYILPLGKANIVQQADAEQMRLGNSLTVITYGMGVYWAKTAAKQFPGSIEIVDLRTLNPLDYETVRASVVRHGKALVLTEEPLMNSFAESLAGRLSKDCFQQLDAPIYTLGADNLPAIPLNVELEKMMLPNPEKVATSIAELLQY; translated from the coding sequence ATGTCTAAAGATATATTGGAAGCCGTTAAGCTGGACGTCACCCTGCTCCAAAAAGCTTACCGGCTCATGTTTACTGCCAAAACCATGGCAGACACCTACGAAGAAAATAGAACCATCTGCAGCAAGTATGTGCACAGCACCTCGCGGGGACATGAGGCCATTCAGCTGGCCACGGCCTTTCAGCTGCAGCCTTACGATTATGCTTCGCTCTATTACCGCGATGAATCCGTTTTGTTAGGCCTAGGCCTGCAGCCCTATGAACTCATGCTGCAGCTCATGGCCAAGGCCGATGATCCGTTCTCGGGCGGTCGCACCTACTATGGGCATCCGTCCTTAAAGCGCGAAGGTTTCCCCATCATCCCGCACCAGAGTTCGGCCACGGGCATGCAGGCTATTCCGGCAACAGGTATGGCGCACGGCGTGGCGTATCTCGAAAACCAGGGATTGCTAAAGGACGACCAGAAACCGGTGGTGCTTTGCTCCTTAGGCGATGGTTCTGTGACTGAAGGCGAAGTAGCGGAAGCTTTCCAGATGGCGGTGCTCAAAGGCCTGCCCATTGTATACCTGGTGCAGGACAACGACTGGGGTATTTCGGCCACGGGCAAGGAAATGCGTGCCATGGATGCCTACGAGTATGCTGCGGGCTTTAAAGGAATGGAGCGCCTGCGTGTTGACGGCTCCGACTTTATTGAATCGTATGAAGGCATGCGGGTCGCCTTTGCGTATGCGCGGCAGGTCCGCAAACCCATCCTGGTGCACGCCAAAGTGCCTTTGCTGGGCCATCATACTTCGGGAGTGCGCCGGGAGTGGTACCGTGGCGACAACCTGAACCAGCATGCCCTAAACGATCCGCTTCCCAAAATGAAGCAAGCGCTGCTGGAGGCCGATGTTACCGAAGAAAAGATAACCCAGCTGGAGCAGGAAGCTATTCAAACGGTAGCCGAAGACTACACGCGCGCGTTGAATGCCCCGGACCCTGCTCCGGCTACTTACAATCAGCATGAGTTTGCACCCACACCGGTAACCGAAGAAAAAGGGGAGCGAAGCCCGGCCGGCGCCGAACGGACCACGATGGTGGATGCTGCCCTGCACGCAGTGGATGATATTCTGCGCACTTATCCGGAGGCCTTGTTCTACGGCCAGGATGTGGGCGGCGAACTGGGTGGTGTGTTCCGGGAGGCTGCGCTGCTGGCCAGGAAGTATGGCGATGCCCGCGTGTTCAATACCCCGATTCAGGAAGCGTATATTGTGGGTTCCACGGCGGGCATGTCGGCGGTAGGAGCCAAAGCGATTGTGGAGATCCAGTTTGCCGATTATATCTGGCCGGGCATGAACCAGCTGGTGGAAGAGCTTTCGAAAAGTTGCTACCTGTCTAATGGTAAGTTCCCGGTGCAGGCGCTGATCCGGGTGCCGATTGGCGCGTACGGCGGCGGCGGCCCGTATCACTCCGGAAGTATAGAATCCACGCTGCTCACCATCCGGGGCATCAAAGTGGTGTTCCCGAGCAACGCCGCCGATATGAAAGGCCTGATGAAAGCGGCTTTCCTGGACCCTAACCCGGTGGTGATGCTGGAGCACAAAGGCATTTACTGGTCGAAGGTGGCCGGCACAGAGGATGCGAAAACCCTGGAACCCGCTCAGAATTATATCCTGCCGCTCGGCAAAGCTAATATTGTGCAGCAAGCTGATGCAGAGCAAATGCGGTTGGGAAACAGCCTGACTGTGATCACGTACGGTATGGGCGTGTACTGGGCCAAAACTGCGGCAAAGCAATTCCCCGGAAGCATTGAAATTGTGGACCTGCGCACCCTCAACCCGTTGGATTATGAGACAGTCCGCGCTTCGGTGGTGCGCCATGGCAAAGCGCTTGTGCTGACGGAGGAACCGCTGATGAACTCCTTTGCCGAGTCGCTGGCGGGCCGCTTGTCCAAAGACTGTTTCCAGCAGCTTGATGCCCCCATTTATACTTTGGGAGCAGACAACCTGCCGGCCATTCCGCTGAATGTGGAGCTAGAGAAAATGATGCTGCCTAATCCGGAGAAAGTGGCTACAAGTATAGCCGAGCTCCTACAGTATTAA
- a CDS encoding BamA/TamA family outer membrane protein encodes MPTKNLGPNEQLLVGIQPQGLEHIDPAAIEALYQQQPNRLVLGTAPYLSLYYFGKKFYDPQKIQERITRLDQKIAEKVAKVGNDSTKARKIRDRINSRIDRLQKKKKEGNFLMQVGEPPAIYDSTLMAATIDQVDIYLNSKGYFNHTASYRKDVKKDKLVTVTLTIDENAPYRYANFSYRIPDPGVLQLIKSAEPRSLLKPGEIYDEDVLTQERDRLYELLKNNGYYDFARAFIEFEVDTSYAENTARITTLVKNPETDSAHHAYSINNVYFKTDNDRFGVGRDTLTYNNIRYISYDLRYSPKVLDKKVDILPGQLFSQMRTSVTQRKLADLDVFQFNNILYNKVKPTSDTTNPYLLDAYINAVPSKKYQETTELGLNFTERRPGPFSSINLRIRNIFGGAENLDIGLHGGYEGQISLATPNQTVMIKEYGADIALSIPTILLPFGGRNLLTPYYPRTRIVASYDKVDRQEYIRSNYQLNLDYIWQKSRRALQPPTLQFILSPVNLSIVQTDTISPEFQASLEKYSQGSRSLIKSFESAFLTYMSFNVIYNTNDFTQTRNARYIRTLVEAGGLTRELGLDIKPGDLQTFQYAKFNPDYRRYIPLGGGQYFVYRVNAGVASPLFGTGVLPYDKYFFAGGSSSVRAWQSRRLGPGSYATENVVYENGQLVSKRDFAVEQPGEVLLEGSAEYRFNIFSFLNGALFVDAGNVWWLKKEETKPGADFAFNRFYKELAVGTGFGIRFDLSVVVLRFDLATKVYDPAGINGEKFVLDNFRFSEFFTRNNQSSLNIGIGYPF; translated from the coding sequence ATCCGGCTGCTATTGAGGCGCTTTACCAGCAACAACCCAACCGTTTAGTGCTGGGCACAGCACCATACTTATCGCTTTATTATTTCGGTAAAAAGTTTTACGATCCGCAGAAAATTCAGGAGCGTATAACGCGGCTCGATCAGAAAATAGCGGAGAAAGTGGCCAAGGTGGGCAACGATTCGACCAAAGCCCGCAAGATCCGCGACCGCATCAATAGCCGCATCGACAGGCTGCAGAAGAAAAAGAAAGAAGGTAATTTCCTGATGCAGGTGGGCGAGCCGCCGGCCATTTACGACTCTACGCTGATGGCCGCGACCATCGACCAGGTGGATATCTACCTCAACTCCAAAGGCTATTTTAACCACACCGCTTCGTACCGGAAAGATGTCAAAAAAGACAAACTGGTCACTGTTACCCTGACAATCGACGAGAATGCTCCCTACCGCTACGCCAACTTCAGTTACCGCATTCCGGACCCGGGGGTGCTGCAGCTGATAAAGTCGGCAGAGCCGCGCTCGCTCCTTAAGCCCGGCGAGATTTATGACGAGGATGTGCTGACCCAGGAACGTGACCGGCTGTATGAGCTGCTCAAGAATAATGGCTATTATGATTTTGCCCGTGCCTTCATTGAATTTGAGGTGGATACCAGCTATGCCGAAAATACGGCCCGCATTACTACGCTGGTAAAGAACCCGGAAACCGATTCGGCACACCATGCCTACAGCATCAACAACGTATACTTTAAAACCGATAACGACCGCTTTGGCGTGGGCCGCGATACGCTCACCTATAACAACATCCGGTATATTTCTTACGATCTGCGCTACTCTCCCAAGGTGCTCGATAAGAAAGTGGACATCCTGCCCGGCCAGCTTTTCAGCCAGATGCGCACCAGCGTCACACAGCGCAAACTCGCCGACCTGGACGTGTTTCAGTTTAACAATATCTTATACAATAAAGTAAAACCCACCTCCGATACCACCAACCCATACCTGCTGGATGCCTATATCAATGCCGTACCTTCTAAAAAATACCAGGAAACGACAGAACTGGGCCTGAACTTTACCGAGCGTCGGCCAGGGCCTTTTTCAAGTATAAACCTGCGGATTCGGAATATTTTTGGCGGCGCCGAGAACCTGGACATTGGCCTGCATGGCGGTTATGAAGGGCAGATCAGCCTGGCCACTCCCAACCAAACGGTGATGATCAAGGAGTATGGCGCCGATATCGCCCTTTCAATTCCCACGATCCTATTGCCCTTCGGGGGCCGCAACCTGCTGACGCCCTATTATCCCAGAACGCGCATCGTGGCCAGCTACGACAAAGTGGACCGCCAGGAATACATCCGGTCCAACTACCAGCTCAACCTGGATTATATTTGGCAGAAGTCCCGCAGGGCCTTGCAGCCGCCTACGCTGCAGTTTATACTATCGCCAGTAAACCTGAGCATCGTGCAGACAGATACCATCTCGCCGGAGTTTCAGGCCAGCCTGGAGAAGTATAGCCAGGGAAGCCGCTCGCTGATCAAGAGTTTTGAGAGCGCGTTTCTCACTTACATGTCTTTTAATGTGATCTACAACACGAATGACTTTACCCAGACGCGCAATGCCCGCTATATCCGGACGCTGGTAGAAGCAGGCGGCCTGACCCGGGAGTTGGGCCTCGATATCAAGCCGGGCGATCTGCAAACGTTCCAGTACGCCAAGTTTAACCCCGACTACAGACGGTATATTCCGCTGGGTGGCGGCCAGTATTTTGTGTACCGGGTAAATGCCGGCGTTGCCTCGCCCCTGTTTGGTACCGGCGTACTGCCCTATGATAAATACTTTTTTGCCGGTGGTTCTTCCAGCGTGCGTGCCTGGCAATCCAGGCGGTTGGGGCCGGGCTCGTATGCCACCGAGAACGTGGTGTATGAAAATGGCCAGCTCGTATCCAAACGCGATTTTGCAGTGGAGCAACCCGGCGAGGTGCTGCTGGAAGGCAGCGCGGAATACCGGTTCAATATTTTCAGTTTCCTCAATGGCGCCCTGTTTGTGGATGCCGGTAATGTGTGGTGGCTCAAAAAGGAAGAGACAAAGCCGGGGGCTGATTTTGCCTTCAACAGGTTTTACAAAGAGCTGGCTGTGGGCACCGGCTTCGGCATCCGCTTCGATTTATCGGTGGTGGTGCTGCGCTTCGACCTGGCCACGAAAGTATATGATCCGGCAGGCATCAACGGCGAAAAATTTGTATTGGACAACTTCCGGTTCTCCGAATTTTTTACCCGCAACAACCAAAGCTCGCTCAACATCGGAATCGGCTATCCATTCTAA
- a CDS encoding TetR/AcrR family transcriptional regulator, with translation MSESKFYNEKQIHLIETAERLFAVQGYAGTSIRDIAREGSVNSAMIYHYFGSKELLMEAILEYRTSNVARFLDQVLNQELTPSEKISQLVELYIDRATTHKYYYALLIQVQLLSRDSKITQYFNTLRERNFRLLQTIVRAGQKKGVFQPDVDLTLLISTLAGTINHYVLNLNYFRSMHKSQEMTEEAYLVLVKKQLSTYLGSLLDKTLLVQPLPSEDRS, from the coding sequence GTGAGCGAAAGCAAGTTCTACAACGAAAAGCAGATCCACCTGATCGAAACAGCCGAGCGGCTCTTTGCCGTTCAGGGCTATGCGGGTACTTCCATCCGGGATATTGCGCGCGAAGGAAGCGTGAATTCGGCCATGATCTACCACTATTTCGGTTCCAAAGAACTGCTGATGGAAGCTATCCTGGAATACCGCACCTCCAATGTGGCCCGGTTTCTGGACCAGGTGCTGAACCAGGAGCTCACGCCTTCGGAGAAGATCAGCCAGCTGGTCGAACTATATATCGACCGGGCGACCACGCACAAGTATTACTATGCCTTGCTAATACAGGTACAGTTGCTGAGCCGCGATAGTAAGATCACACAATATTTTAATACGTTGCGGGAGCGTAATTTCAGGTTACTGCAAACCATTGTGCGGGCAGGGCAGAAAAAAGGCGTTTTTCAGCCCGATGTAGACCTGACACTGCTCATCAGCACGCTAGCCGGCACGATCAATCACTATGTCCTGAACCTGAACTACTTCCGCAGCATGCATAAGTCCCAGGAAATGACCGAAGAGGCTTACCTGGTCCTGGTTAAAAAGCAACTCAGCACGTATTTGGGTAGCCTGCTGGATAAAACCCTGCTAGTGCAGCCACTCCCAAGTGAAGACCGCTCCTGA
- the hemF gene encoding oxygen-dependent coproporphyrinogen oxidase has product MFREEVEAFMRQFQSDLCQALERCDGGATFSTDTWEHAEEGGGISRVIQGGNVLEKGGVNFSAVKGQLSPQFLKMLEMPDANYFATGVSVVLHPHSPMVPITHMNVRYFEGGNGQAWFGGGIDLTPIYVDLAQAQAFHEQMKAVCDRHHPSYYAEFKKWADDYFYNQHRDETRGVGGIFFDRLMATDEISIAERFAFVRDVAYAFAPFYTSIMNQNRDLPYGEREKQWQLMRRGRYVEFNLVYDRGTKFGLLTKGRIESILMSLPSLASWEYNFIPEPGSPEEKTQHYLKKEIDWLRVQ; this is encoded by the coding sequence ATGTTCAGAGAAGAAGTGGAGGCGTTTATGCGCCAGTTTCAATCCGATTTGTGCCAGGCGCTGGAGCGCTGCGATGGTGGCGCCACGTTCAGTACCGATACCTGGGAACATGCCGAAGAAGGCGGCGGCATCTCGCGTGTGATACAGGGCGGCAATGTACTTGAAAAAGGCGGCGTGAATTTCTCAGCCGTGAAAGGACAGCTTTCGCCCCAGTTTCTGAAGATGCTCGAAATGCCGGATGCCAACTACTTTGCAACAGGTGTTTCGGTGGTGCTGCACCCCCACAGCCCCATGGTGCCCATTACCCACATGAATGTGCGTTACTTTGAGGGCGGCAATGGCCAGGCCTGGTTTGGCGGGGGCATCGACCTGACCCCCATTTATGTTGACCTGGCGCAGGCACAGGCCTTTCACGAGCAAATGAAGGCAGTATGCGACCGGCATCATCCCAGCTATTATGCCGAGTTCAAGAAATGGGCGGATGATTATTTCTACAACCAGCACCGCGACGAAACCCGGGGTGTGGGCGGCATTTTCTTCGACCGCCTGATGGCTACCGACGAGATAAGTATAGCCGAGCGCTTTGCCTTTGTGCGGGATGTAGCCTATGCCTTTGCTCCATTCTATACTTCGATCATGAACCAGAACCGCGATTTGCCTTATGGCGAGCGCGAAAAGCAGTGGCAGCTGATGCGCCGCGGCCGCTACGTGGAATTTAACCTGGTCTATGACCGGGGTACCAAGTTCGGGCTGCTCACCAAAGGACGCATCGAATCGATTCTGATGAGTTTGCCGAGTTTGGCTTCCTGGGAATACAATTTTATTCCGGAGCCCGGCAGCCCAGAAGAAAAAACGCAGCATTACCTCAAAAAGGAAATTGACTGGCTAAGGGTGCAGTAA
- a CDS encoding TonB-dependent receptor, translating into MICLVLLLAWPAAAQERFRLSGHVTDASTGEALAGAAVGLKELPGTGAVTDVSGNYTFVAPAGSYTLTANYIGYAPWQQLLQLQNDQQRNIRLSATTYGVQEVEVTATRQPPLTQTAAMGQLELPLETLKTLPVLFGEQDILKTVQLLPGVKAGGEGSTGFYVRGGGADQNLVLLDGATVYNPGHLLNFFSVFNADALESTTLIKGSMPAKYGGRLSSVLDIGMKSGDLSKYKAEGGIGLISSRLILQGPIVKEKAAFLLSGRRTYMDVLFNPFLKNTEQGGVPFYFYDLNGKLSYTLSPKDRLFLSGYYGRDAGSLKLSDGRFSSDFFWGNGTATARWNHLFSDKLFLNLSAVLSKYDFQFGWDYGGFNTKVQTGVRDQSLHLDLNYTPNVRHHLQYGLQYTYHRLQPRTGEAQNEQGQNFATDRLVAKYGHEAAVYLSDEWHVTDKVLLSLGLRNSYFRQAGPFTLYRFNAEQLVTDSTSYGRGEKVKQYQALEPRIAFKYELSKQASLKAGFTQSAQYVHLVSNAYTTLPLDVWVPSSALVAPQRATQYALGYFRSMKENRYEGSVEVYYKTMKSQLEYREGFVPGPSNRDLEYEFVTGRGRSYGVELFVRKNLGDLQGWLGYTLSRTTRTFPALNAGNTFPARFDRRHDLSLVASYKYNAHWTFGGTFVYGTGQATTLPSRRYLIEGNVVYQYGERNSFRMQPFHRLDLAATLAGKDHKYFKSSWTFSIYNVYGRQNPFLYYIDSEGEPYSGSIKLQAKKVSIIPFPLPSVTWNFNWL; encoded by the coding sequence TTGATTTGCCTTGTACTGCTGCTGGCATGGCCGGCGGCAGCACAGGAGCGTTTCCGGCTGAGCGGGCACGTAACCGATGCATCTACCGGCGAAGCCCTGGCTGGCGCTGCCGTCGGGCTAAAGGAACTGCCCGGCACCGGTGCTGTAACCGATGTAAGCGGCAACTATACTTTTGTGGCACCGGCTGGCTCCTACACCCTCACGGCAAACTACATTGGCTATGCGCCCTGGCAGCAGCTGCTGCAATTGCAAAACGATCAGCAGCGCAATATCCGGCTCTCCGCCACAACCTATGGCGTGCAGGAAGTGGAGGTAACTGCCACCCGCCAGCCGCCGCTCACCCAAACCGCTGCCATGGGGCAGCTGGAACTCCCCCTGGAGACCCTTAAAACCCTGCCCGTGCTTTTTGGTGAACAGGACATCCTTAAAACCGTGCAGCTGCTGCCCGGCGTAAAGGCAGGTGGTGAGGGCAGCACGGGCTTTTATGTGCGTGGCGGCGGCGCCGATCAGAATCTGGTGCTGCTGGATGGCGCTACTGTATACAACCCCGGGCACCTTCTAAATTTCTTTTCCGTCTTTAACGCAGATGCGCTCGAAAGCACCACGCTCATCAAAGGAAGTATGCCTGCGAAATATGGTGGCCGCCTTTCGTCGGTGCTGGATATCGGCATGAAATCAGGCGACCTTTCGAAGTATAAAGCGGAAGGCGGCATTGGGCTGATTTCCTCGCGGCTGATCTTGCAGGGGCCAATCGTGAAAGAAAAAGCCGCCTTTCTGCTCTCCGGGCGCCGCACCTACATGGATGTGCTGTTTAACCCCTTCCTTAAAAATACCGAGCAGGGCGGCGTGCCCTTCTATTTTTATGACCTGAACGGAAAGCTGAGTTATACCCTCTCGCCTAAAGACCGTTTGTTTCTGAGCGGCTACTATGGGCGCGATGCCGGCAGCCTCAAACTGTCCGACGGCCGTTTCAGCTCCGACTTTTTCTGGGGCAATGGCACGGCTACGGCTCGCTGGAACCACCTGTTTTCGGATAAACTTTTCCTGAACCTGTCGGCTGTGCTGAGCAAGTATGATTTTCAGTTCGGCTGGGATTATGGCGGCTTCAATACTAAGGTGCAAACGGGCGTGCGCGATCAAAGCCTGCACCTGGACCTGAATTATACCCCGAATGTGCGGCACCACCTGCAGTATGGCTTGCAGTATACGTATCACCGGCTGCAACCCCGCACGGGCGAGGCACAAAATGAGCAGGGACAGAATTTCGCCACGGACCGGCTCGTCGCCAAGTATGGGCACGAAGCAGCCGTATATCTCTCAGATGAGTGGCATGTGACCGATAAGGTGCTGCTGAGCCTGGGGTTGCGCAACAGCTATTTCCGGCAGGCAGGCCCCTTTACCCTCTACCGCTTTAACGCAGAACAGCTCGTAACAGACTCTACCTCCTATGGCCGGGGCGAGAAAGTAAAGCAGTACCAGGCGCTGGAACCACGCATCGCATTTAAATATGAACTAAGCAAGCAAGCTTCGCTGAAGGCTGGCTTTACACAATCTGCACAGTACGTGCACCTGGTCTCGAATGCTTATACAACCCTGCCGCTGGATGTATGGGTGCCGAGTTCGGCGCTGGTGGCGCCGCAACGTGCAACGCAGTATGCGCTGGGCTATTTCCGGAGTATGAAAGAAAACAGGTATGAGGGTTCGGTGGAAGTATACTATAAAACCATGAAAAGCCAGCTCGAGTACCGCGAGGGCTTTGTGCCCGGCCCCAGCAACCGCGACCTGGAGTATGAATTTGTGACCGGCCGTGGCCGCTCGTATGGCGTTGAGCTTTTTGTCCGTAAAAACCTTGGCGACCTGCAGGGCTGGCTGGGCTATACTCTGTCGCGCACCACCCGTACGTTTCCGGCGCTGAATGCGGGCAATACCTTCCCGGCGCGCTTCGACCGCCGCCACGACCTCTCGCTGGTGGCCAGTTACAAGTATAACGCACATTGGACCTTTGGGGGCACCTTTGTGTATGGCACCGGCCAGGCCACCACGCTTCCCTCCCGCCGCTACCTGATAGAAGGCAATGTGGTATACCAGTACGGTGAGCGCAACAGCTTCCGGATGCAGCCATTTCACCGCCTGGACCTGGCTGCTACCCTGGCCGGCAAAGACCATAAATATTTTAAATCGAGCTGGACCTTTTCTATTTACAACGTGTATGGCCGTCAGAATCCTTTTTTATACTACATCGATAGCGAAGGCGAACCTTACAGCGGCAGCATAAAGCTGCAGGCCAAAAAGGTGTCGATCATTCCTTTTCCGCTGCCCTCCGTTACCTGGAACTTTAACTGGCTGTAA